A region of Paenibacillus thiaminolyticus DNA encodes the following proteins:
- a CDS encoding BTAD domain-containing putative transcriptional regulator, producing the protein MKEGRVLKMKLMPPPLKKQLLHRPRIAKRLSRIPDFPLTVLTSGPGFGKTTALSAFLRSSDLTYAWYGVSPQDNDFIPFVSHIVYTLRQAVPGFGETMLGDLKGGSRRGSEDIYALADLFLNELTALPQQTLLIIDDYHLVEATDSIEQWMQYVLVYLPDCDKLRIVISSRSRPQWDSLASMRIHGHLLELAREDLAFNEEEIDVLFSDYYDHPLTSSEVRRVHEQTEGWVIAVQLIWQRLLASNGTIAEALDAPRETMEDLFQYLALELFQKQPPSMRTFMLETSIFDELTGEWCDAVCARHGSHALLLQLCGTGMLSAVDERQFRYHTLFREFLTEQLGRQPERRESLLRQAVHVFAARKRYDLAITQAAALQDTEEMALLLQDGGGELIRNGRLELVCAALTGLPERIKHRHPYLLVLQGDIFRYQCQYEASGEQYRMAEYGAGSVGNRMVQMLALEGQSLLYLDTIRPGLAEPLLERAIALAEALFGYYPPLAEEAEAGLSAEQGLSGPTGNRADPQAQAGLAAYRSAWHGHAGGRQTLARLYAMMAENMLNAGRGMEAQIWYDRAIHVDRGSRDWILEARLCLRTGRLREARAKLLRAEQLERGEGMPYNGLSYHPKTLSRSHREIDLLLSMIDSMRGEPAPAKRAAEDGMMHGIRLKAPFVEACGWMRMGHAAQLMGTYDAGVAADCYHEALAIMERLEVKRGSAEPYMGLCLLYGRARSAETALRYGQTAWDGTQSANDGWLTALIRLSMGIALFYDDRCAEAEQVLRECGERFVACGDQFGCATAEMWQALIAYRLERDSWFAVSMERFLTLAEQEGYAFLFTRRTLFGPSDTQQLIPLLIEAVRLDLCRAYAASLLSELGMDRLTYHPGYTLYIDTLGEFRVRLGDVGLEEKDWQRGKAKELFQLLVTRRHRPVSKEELLCQLFPEAEEKAANRDFKVALNALNTALEPHRRARSVPYFILRRGQAYQLNPGAGWVLDADRFEQSMARGLEADDTAEAVSRLEEGLRLYQGDYMPDRRYEDWCIEERERLQVLFMRGAERLSRHYIAAEAYDKAVHWAEEMAAKDRCWEEAYRILIACHLRMNNRNQALKWYRKCAAALQDELGIEPMPSIRDLMASVTE; encoded by the coding sequence AGGACATTTATGCGTTGGCGGATTTGTTTTTGAATGAATTGACTGCGCTTCCGCAGCAGACGCTGCTCATCATCGACGACTATCACCTCGTGGAAGCGACGGACAGCATTGAACAGTGGATGCAGTATGTGCTTGTCTATCTGCCCGATTGCGACAAGCTGCGAATCGTCATCTCCTCCCGTTCGCGGCCCCAATGGGACAGCCTGGCTTCGATGCGCATTCACGGCCATTTGCTTGAACTCGCCAGAGAAGACCTTGCTTTTAATGAAGAAGAAATTGACGTTCTGTTCAGCGATTACTATGATCACCCGTTGACATCAAGCGAAGTCCGGCGGGTGCACGAGCAGACGGAAGGGTGGGTCATTGCGGTTCAGCTTATTTGGCAGCGCTTACTTGCGTCGAACGGAACGATTGCCGAAGCGCTTGACGCGCCCCGGGAAACGATGGAGGATCTGTTTCAATATTTGGCATTGGAGCTGTTCCAGAAGCAGCCGCCGTCCATGCGTACCTTCATGCTGGAGACGAGCATTTTCGACGAGCTGACCGGGGAATGGTGCGATGCGGTATGCGCAAGGCACGGATCTCATGCCTTGCTGTTACAGCTATGCGGCACGGGTATGCTGTCGGCGGTCGATGAACGGCAATTCCGCTATCATACGTTGTTCCGCGAATTCCTGACGGAACAGCTCGGACGGCAGCCGGAGCGGCGCGAGTCTTTGTTGAGGCAGGCGGTGCATGTATTTGCCGCCCGCAAGCGATATGACCTGGCGATAACGCAAGCGGCCGCCCTGCAGGATACGGAGGAGATGGCGCTCTTGCTGCAGGACGGAGGCGGCGAGCTAATCCGGAATGGACGTCTGGAGCTCGTCTGCGCCGCGCTTACGGGGCTTCCGGAGCGCATTAAGCACCGGCATCCTTACCTGCTTGTACTGCAGGGCGATATTTTCCGCTACCAATGTCAATATGAAGCTTCTGGCGAGCAGTATCGGATGGCCGAGTACGGGGCCGGAAGCGTTGGCAACCGCATGGTGCAGATGCTGGCGCTTGAAGGGCAGTCGCTCTTATATTTGGATACGATTCGCCCAGGATTGGCGGAGCCCTTGCTTGAGCGGGCCATAGCGCTGGCGGAGGCGCTGTTCGGATATTACCCGCCGTTAGCGGAAGAGGCGGAAGCTGGCTTGTCGGCGGAACAGGGGCTGTCCGGGCCAACTGGGAATCGGGCCGACCCGCAAGCTCAAGCCGGGTTGGCCGCGTATCGCTCGGCATGGCACGGACATGCGGGAGGGCGGCAGACGCTGGCGCGGCTGTACGCGATGATGGCCGAAAATATGCTGAACGCGGGCAGAGGGATGGAGGCGCAGATCTGGTATGATCGCGCGATACATGTCGATCGGGGCAGCCGCGATTGGATTTTGGAAGCGAGGCTGTGCCTGCGGACGGGACGGCTGCGCGAAGCGAGGGCGAAGCTGTTGCGGGCCGAGCAGTTGGAGCGAGGGGAAGGAATGCCTTATAACGGCCTCAGCTATCATCCGAAGACATTGTCGCGATCGCATCGGGAGATCGACCTGCTGCTGTCGATGATCGACAGCATGCGCGGCGAGCCGGCTCCGGCCAAGCGGGCGGCGGAGGACGGCATGATGCATGGCATCCGCTTGAAGGCCCCGTTCGTGGAAGCATGCGGCTGGATGCGAATGGGGCATGCCGCACAGCTGATGGGCACCTATGATGCGGGAGTGGCCGCGGATTGCTACCATGAGGCATTGGCCATCATGGAGCGGCTGGAGGTCAAGCGGGGAAGCGCGGAGCCGTATATGGGGCTGTGCCTGCTGTACGGCCGGGCGCGCTCGGCGGAGACGGCGCTTCGGTACGGGCAGACCGCCTGGGACGGAACCCAGAGCGCCAACGATGGCTGGCTGACGGCCCTTATCCGATTAAGCATGGGCATAGCGCTGTTCTATGACGACCGCTGCGCGGAAGCGGAGCAAGTGCTTCGCGAGTGCGGAGAGCGCTTCGTCGCCTGCGGAGATCAGTTCGGGTGCGCTACGGCGGAAATGTGGCAGGCGCTCATCGCCTATCGGCTGGAGCGGGACAGTTGGTTCGCGGTCTCGATGGAACGCTTTTTGACGTTGGCCGAGCAGGAAGGATACGCCTTTCTGTTCACGCGGCGCACGTTGTTCGGCCCAAGCGACACGCAGCAGCTCATCCCGCTGCTCATCGAAGCGGTCCGGCTCGATCTGTGCCGCGCTTATGCCGCTTCGCTGCTCTCGGAGCTTGGCATGGACCGATTGACTTATCATCCCGGTTATACCCTCTATATCGATACGCTGGGCGAGTTCCGTGTTCGCCTCGGCGATGTGGGGCTAGAGGAGAAGGACTGGCAGCGCGGCAAAGCGAAGGAGCTGTTCCAATTGCTTGTGACCCGCCGCCATCGCCCGGTCTCGAAGGAAGAACTGCTCTGCCAGCTGTTCCCCGAGGCGGAAGAGAAAGCGGCGAATCGTGACTTCAAGGTTGCGCTCAACGCCCTGAATACCGCTCTGGAGCCTCATCGCCGCGCCCGATCCGTACCCTATTTCATCCTGCGGCGGGGGCAGGCCTATCAGCTCAATCCGGGTGCGGGCTGGGTGCTGGACGCGGATCGCTTCGAGCAGTCAATGGCACGCGGGCTCGAAGCGGATGATACGGCAGAGGCTGTGTCCCGGCTGGAGGAGGGGCTTCGCTTGTATCAGGGGGATTATATGCCGGATCGGCGTTATGAGGATTGGTGCATCGAAGAAAGGGAGCGGCTGCAGGTGTTGTTCATGCGCGGAGCGGAACGGCTGTCCCGCCATTATATCGCGGCAGAGGCTTACGACAAGGCGGTCCACTGGGCGGAGGAGATGGCGGCGAAGGATCGCTGCTGGGAAGAGGCCTACCGCATCTTGATCGCCTGCCACCTCCGGATGAACAACCGGAACCAGGCGCTCAAATGGTACCGCAAGTGTGCAGCAGCCCTGCAGGATGAGCTTGGCATTGAGCCGATGCCGAGCATTCGGGACCTGATGGCGTCCGTAACCGAATGA
- a CDS encoding substrate-binding domain-containing protein, which translates to MPRMFVFALLAFILLAVSACASGGAGPGNGGASGQTANGGGSVEDKGKEGPAEGVEGAGQPPIRIGVLASMTGALESYGKQSTRGFELGIDYATGGTRTVAGRSIEFIIEDTETKPDVAVKKATKLLETDKVDFLVGSSSSGDTLAVLPLAEEYEKVMVVEPAVADSITGELWNRYVFRTARNSSQDAVAGAAAIAKPGVKIATFAPDGAFGRDGIAAFIEAAEKLRAVIVEEQYADAAATDFTANIQKIVSAKPDYLFIVWAGANTPWKQLQDMKVREQGIKISTGAPDIAALKTMHELEGMEGFSVYYYTLPDNEVNQWLVEEHQKRFNSDLPDLFTPGGMSAAIAIVEALKKTGGEADTDKLIAAMEGMSFESPKGTMTFRAEDHQALQTIYAVTLKKRDGLDYPEPVLIRELSPEETAPPIRNKRQPGR; encoded by the coding sequence ATGCCGCGCATGTTCGTGTTCGCTCTGCTTGCATTCATCCTTCTCGCCGTCTCCGCTTGCGCAAGCGGCGGCGCGGGGCCTGGCAATGGCGGCGCTTCCGGCCAGACGGCTAACGGCGGCGGTTCCGTTGAGGACAAGGGCAAGGAGGGGCCGGCCGAAGGCGTGGAAGGAGCCGGACAACCGCCTATTCGGATTGGCGTGCTCGCTTCGATGACGGGGGCGCTCGAATCGTATGGCAAGCAGAGCACGCGTGGATTCGAGCTGGGCATTGATTATGCGACCGGGGGAACGAGAACCGTGGCCGGCCGCAGCATTGAGTTCATCATTGAAGATACGGAGACGAAGCCCGATGTGGCTGTCAAGAAAGCGACCAAGCTGCTCGAAACCGATAAAGTCGATTTCCTCGTCGGCTCCTCCAGCTCGGGCGACACGCTTGCCGTGCTTCCCCTGGCAGAAGAGTATGAGAAGGTGATGGTCGTCGAGCCGGCGGTTGCCGACAGCATCACTGGGGAGCTATGGAACCGGTATGTGTTCCGCACAGCGCGCAACTCTTCGCAGGATGCGGTGGCCGGCGCGGCGGCGATAGCGAAGCCGGGCGTCAAGATCGCCACATTCGCTCCCGATGGCGCGTTCGGCCGGGACGGCATCGCCGCGTTCATAGAGGCGGCGGAGAAGCTGAGGGCGGTCATCGTGGAGGAGCAGTATGCCGATGCCGCGGCGACCGATTTCACGGCGAACATTCAGAAGATCGTGAGCGCCAAGCCGGATTATTTGTTCATCGTCTGGGCGGGGGCGAACACGCCCTGGAAGCAGCTGCAGGATATGAAGGTACGGGAGCAGGGCATTAAAATATCGACCGGCGCGCCGGATATCGCCGCCCTCAAGACGATGCACGAGCTGGAGGGAATGGAAGGATTCTCGGTGTACTATTACACGCTCCCGGACAATGAGGTCAATCAATGGCTGGTGGAAGAGCATCAGAAGCGGTTCAATAGCGATTTGCCGGATCTGTTCACGCCGGGAGGAATGTCGGCCGCGATCGCGATTGTCGAAGCGCTGAAGAAAACCGGAGGCGAGGCGGATACGGACAAATTGATTGCCGCGATGGAAGGAATGAGCTTCGAGTCGCCCAAGGGCACCATGACGTTCCGGGCCGAAGATCATCAGGCCTTGCAAACCATATATGCGGTTACATTGAAAAAACGGGACGGGCTCGATTATCCGGAGCCGGTGCTGATTCGCGAGCTGTCGCCGGAGGAGACGG